From Larus michahellis chromosome 5, bLarMic1.1, whole genome shotgun sequence, the proteins below share one genomic window:
- the THNSL2 gene encoding threonine synthase-like 2 produces the protein MEYISTRGSTGAVDFEGALFSGYAPDGGLFMPRRIPSLDGDTLRRWSCLSYRDLVKELCSLFITAELVPRSTLNDLIDRAFSRFRHKDVVHLSKLKDGLNVLELWHGVTYAFKDLSLSCTGQFLQYFLERKQKHVTILVGTSGDTGSSAIESVRGQKNMDIFVLLPKGFCTQIQELQMTTVIEDNVHVFAAHGNSDEIDEPIKELFADVNFARKHNLMSLNSVNWSRIMVQIAHHFYAYFQCVPSLDATPLPVVEIVVPTGGGGNITAGCIAQKMGLPIRLVAVVNSNDIIHRTVQHGDFSLSESMKATLASAMDIQEPYNMERILWLLSGSDSSLMKALMERFSVSKSLKLPEDLHRKLSETLRSCSASDEDIVRAMQRCWEENRYLLCPHSAVAAHYHYSQPDSTPRCCLAPASAAKFQDALLRAGLVPQLPPEITALTAMETRSTPLERGQDWAQALRERIEAAAQRWEAPGGRSAPPGQQGITRQGVTQT, from the exons ATGGAGTACATCAGTACACGGGGCAGCACAGGGGCCGTCGACTTCGAGGGAGCCCTCTTCTCCGGCTACGCACCCGACGGGGGCCTCTTCATGCCCCGGCGCATCCCCTCGCTGGACGGGGACACCCTGAGGAGGTGGAGCTGCCTCTCCTACCGGGACCTGGTGAAGGAGCTGTGCTCCCTCTTCATCACGGCCGAGCTGGTCCCGCGGAGCACACTCAATG ATCTGATCGACAGGGCCTTCAGCAGGTTCAGACACAAGGACGTCGTCCATCTGTCCAAGCTCAAAGACGGGCTGAATGTTTTGGAGCTGTGGCACGGGGTTACCTATGCTTTTAAGGATCTGTCCTTGTCCTGCACAGGGCAGTTTTTACAATACTTCttggagagaaagcagaagcatGTCACTATTCTGGTGG GGACTtcaggggacacggggagctCAGCCATTGAGAGTGTGAGGGGGCAGAAGAACATGGACATCTTTGTTCTCCTGCCCAAGGGGTTCTGCACCCAGATACAGGAACTTCAGATGACCACCGTCATTGAAGACAACGTCCACGTCTTTGCTG CTCATGGGAACAGTGATGAAATCGATGAGCCGATCAAGGAACTGTTCGCTGATGTCAATTTTGCCAGAAAACACAATCTGATGAGCTTGAATTCGGTCAATTGGTCTAGGATTATGGTGCAGATTGCTCACCACTTCTACGCTTACTTTCAGTGTGTCCCGTCCCTGGATGCCACCCCGCTGCCAGTGGTGGAAATTGTTGTGccaacaggaggaggaggaaatatcacag cTGGCTGTATTGCCCAGAAAATGGGTCTCCCGATTCGACTTGTTGCCGTGGTTAACAGCAATGACATCATTCATAGGACTGTTCAACATGGAGATTTCTCACTGTCAGAGAGCATGAAGGCTACATTAGCATCAGCAATGGATATTCAG GAGCCTTACAACATGGAGAGGATCCTCTGGCTGCTCTCAGGCTCCGACAGCAGCCTGATGAAAGCGCTGATGGAGCGATTCAGTGTGTCGAAAAGCCTTAAGCTGCCAGAGGATTTGCACAGAAAG ctctcCGAGACCCTGCGCTCCTGCTCGGCCTCTGACGAGGATATTGTGCGAGCCATGCAGCGCTGCTGGGAGGAAAACCGCTACCTGCTGTGCCCCCACTCCGCCGTGGCTGCTCACTACCACTACTCGCAGCCAGACAG caCGCCCCGGTGTTGCTTAGCTCCAGCCTCCGCAGCCAAATTTCAGGATGCCCTCCTCCGAGCTGGCCTGgttccccagctcccccctgaaatcactgccttaACAGCGATGGAGACCAGGTCCACTCCCCTGGAGAGGGGGCAGGACTGGGCACAGGCACTCCGGGAGAGGATTGAAGCCGCGGCACAGCGGTGGGAGGCACCAGGGGGTCGGTCAGCCCCCCCAGGACAGCAGGGGATCACCAGGCAAGGAGTCACGCAGACCTAA